The window AGTCGCGTGCACATGTTGTCGTTATGGCTGCAACGAATAGGCCTAATAGCATTGATCCTGCACTTAGAAGGTTTGGGAGATTCGACAGGGAAATTGATATTGGCGTTCCTGATGAGGTTGGTCGCCTTGAGATTCTTCGTGTACACACGAAGAACATGAAGTTGGACGAGGATGTTGATTTGGAAATGGTTGCAAAGGATACACATGGTCATGTTGGTGCTGATTTAGCAGCATTGACTACTGAGGCCGCGCTTCAATGTATTAGGGAGAAGATGGATGTGATTGACATGGAAGACGATACGATTGATGCAGAGATACTCAATTCCATGGCAGTTAATAACGAACATTTCAAGGCTGCTTTAGGAACAACGAATCCCTCTTCTCTTCGTGAGACAGTCGTTGAAGTACCAAACGTTTCGTGGGATGATATTGGAGGGCTCGAGACTGTTAAACGCGAGCTTCAAGAGACAGTACAGTATCCAGTGGAACATCCTGAATTGTTTGAGAAATTCGGGATGTCTGCTTCAAAGGGTGTTCTGTTCCATGGTCCCCCCGGATGTGGTAAAACTCTGTTGGCTAAGGCAGTCGCGAACGAATGCCAAGCAAACTTCATCAGTGTCAAAGGTCCTGAATTGCTTACAATGTGGTTTGGAGAAAGTGAAGCCAATGTCAGAGAACTTTTCGACAAGGCGCGCCAATCTGCACCTTGTATTCTATTCTTCGACGAGTTAGACTCAATTGCTATTAAGAGAGGAAGTTCAGTAGGCGATGCTGGTGGCGCTGCTGATAGAGTCTTGAATCAACTCCTAACCGAAATGGATGGAATGAATGCCAAGAAAACCGTTTTCGTTATAGGTGCAACCAATCGGCCTGATATTCTTGATCCTGCACTTTTAAGGCCCGGGCGCCTTGACCAATTGATATACATTCCTCTCCCTGATGAAGAATCAAGACACCAAATTTTTCGCGCATGCTTAAGAAAATCACCTGTTTCTAGCAAAGTAAACTTGAGACATCTAGCCAAGTTAACTGAAGGATACAGTGGAGCAGACATTACTGAAATATGTCAACGCGCTTGCAAATACGCAATAAGGGGAGAAATCGAAAAGGATATTGAGAGGGagaagaagagaatggagaatcCTGATATAATGGAGGAAGATACTGAAGAAGAGGTTGCAGAAATTAAGGTTGCACATTTTGAGGAATCAATGAAGTTTGCTAGGAGAAGTGTAAGTGATTTGGATATTTTAAAATACCATGATTTTGCTCAGTCTTTGCAACAGTCAAGAGGCTTTGGTAGTGAATTTAAGTTCACAAATAATAACACTACTGCTAATGCTGCTAAGGAAAATCCTTTTGAGAATTCTGTTGGAGTTGAAGATTGTGATGCTGAGTTATATGATTAGGATTTTATAAGTTGTGAATTTTTGCTGCTTTAATGTTTAAGATGTTcctttatttcttattttgtaataattagttgttctGTTTCAGTctttagttttatttcaattcaaTGAGAAAATAGTTGTTCCAATCTTTTGTGTTTTGGTGTTTGCAGAATGCATTTTTTTCAATTAGTAGTAACATCAATGATTTACAACTTTACTTGTTAAACAGTAACATTAacacttagtgggcgtttggacataagaaatgtaaaattccaaaaaaaaaaatgaattttttttttcaaatgaaaatggtatttgaaaattagcgTTGTGTTTGGACACgtatataattttgggttgttattaaggttttgtgagtgatctaagtgaaaattttgaaatacaactttttggagtttttcaaattttcgaaaaatttcaagattcatcttcaagtgaaaattaaaaaatttatagcCAAACACTGAattcgaaaaaaagtgaaaagttttcgaaaaaaggtgaaaaaattcttatgtccaaactgGCTCTTAAACTAACTTCTTGTTAACAGCTAATGACTTTTGTTGTTTCTTAATTATAGCATGTTTTAGTACACAAATCATTTTATCCATCTGAAGCTAAAATTGCAAGCTTTGCTGTACATggagttaaaaataataattggccttttgttttaatcaaagaaatgatttttgttggatttctgaaataaaataaatcaaagtgAAGCAAAATAAAATCAATCAACTATTCCTCAATTTCTAATTAATTGGTAAATTATCTATTACATTTAGGACCCGTTAGGCCATAAATTTTGGCagcttgttttgaaaaaaaaaattgaaaaataatgtttGTTCATGGAATATGATAAGTTTTTGAAAACAAAGAATTTCCCAAAAACTGGTTTAAAGCagtttttgagtgaaattttttcttccagtcacaaaatttaaactttttttgaaaaaaatgtacatccaaacacaacttcaacttccaaaaattatttttcggcaCAACTTTAAGATTCACTTTTTAAATTTTCAACCAAATATATGTTCAAACGCTAGCTTAGTGTGTTGAACGGTGGTTCCGGCTTGGATTGAAAATACTGGACAGGAAAGGAAAACAAAGGGAGAAAgtaaaaaatagtcagatttacaagtggtcatccaaaaatagcatagtttcaaaagtaatcgaaatttagccacttttcatgtaaagataaatctgaacggaaacactattcaaaatctgaaaaaatactccggtataatatattggaactccagtatattatgctggaactccagtctAATATACTGgagctccagtataatatacaaGTCCAACATAATATATAGTTATTtagagcaccggtgctccagtctccagtatattatactagagccTGCAAAGTATACTAgcccagcataatatgctggaagttcatacacaagtgcaccgaactccagtatattatgctggatcggtctctattacagcaaaatagtgactatttttcaatgacttgacaaacgctagctatttttgaatgactaatCCAAAAACTGactagaccgtgctattttaacaaAAACAAATTATCCGGCCTTTCAAGCCCTACTAGTAAAGGGAAGTGACAGTTTATTGACATAATACCAGATGCTATttataaatacttttcaaaactTTTAGAGGGTATGGCTCGAAAAAGCAACACTCAAAAGCATTAATTGGAAGAAAAGAAACATTAATTGCTATCGTTAATGTCCGTTGCGATTGCTTTTAATCTCTAAAGGTTTGATGTAGGGTCAGTTTCAGTTCATACTAACTACAAAGAGTCCCTTCGTCTTAAGCATTAACTAGTAGtcgtacccgcgcgatgcgcgatcaatattaaaaaaatattaattaaattaaattatgatcAGGTTTGTTTGATCCTATTAGATCGTATTGCTTTAATAAAATTCAATTGTCATcttgtttgtcaatacgatataccCAATAATGAAATCTCTATTAAATCAAACGTACTTATAAAGTCAGACGAAAATTGATCATAgtttgttttttatatatatttaaattcaaaaataataaccaataactaattattaattaaaaataactaccaatttgaatgggtagttattttcttatatatttatattttcgttttttttattatagttaattataagatatctatttttattttaaaattattttaaaacaccaacttgaaactactccacaatttgaatgggtagtttttcttctgtttttttccgttttttatagcttaatttttttttgctttttgattttaaaataatttaaaaattccaacttgaaactactccgactcaatttgaatgggtagttattttttatatatttatatatttttttattatagttaattattaaaatagATATAGACAagaaatctatatttattaattaaattaaagtaaccaattaatatatatatatatatatatatggtagtttttttaattattttcattttttagatatatttaaattaaaaagaataaccaataactaatttaatAACTAATTATGCCAAGTGACTTTTTTTTAAGCTGCCAATTGGCTTCATGAGGTGCTTTTgtcttctgcttttaattatagatagattGGACAAGTATCAAACTAATGACACAAATAATCATTGTCAATGCAAAGGggggaaaaagaataaaaaaataatctgGCAAATTTTAtaactactttttttttttggttttttaccCGACGATACCCGCATTGGGATCCGGATATGTGCAGTGGCGAATGCAATGTGAtataggggtgggcatcggtcggttcggttcgattttgaacatTATCGGTTTTGCCtgtcggttatcggtttacaaatatcataacccgataatcaaaccgataagatattggttatcggttatcggttatatatcgttatcggttcggttatcggtttacccaataagataaaacaactaaaaaaaattgcaatatataaaacaaagaaatcaaaCTGCCAGAACGTGTAAACTGCCAACTTTTGTTGTTTCTTAACAAAAGCACGCTCCCACTTCTATGCAGTATCTACTGATGTCTGGCGGAGAACTGGTGGTGAGTCTTGCGTCTTGACTCTTGGGGGCTGCGACGGAAACTAGAATGAGAACTGAGAGACAAACGACTGAAGGCTGAAGAGTGAAGAGGgaattaggaaaataaataaccctagtatatacttaagggtaaattagtaaattacatcattcttattgggttatcggtttttacccaataacaaaaatgcaaaccgagcccgaaccgataacccaataaataaaaaattaacccGTTACCcaaccgttaacccaataacccaatatcgataacccaataaagaattaacggtttgggttatcggttttacccgatat is drawn from Nicotiana tabacum cultivar K326 chromosome 9, ASM71507v2, whole genome shotgun sequence and contains these coding sequences:
- the LOC107759087 gene encoding cell division cycle protein 48 homolog codes for the protein MKGENKKQSFESKETKKDYTTAILERKKAPNRLIVDESTKDENSIVFLNPETMEKLQLFRGDTVLIKGKRKRDTISTAEVDETCEESKIRMNKVVRNNLRIRLGDIASVHLCSNIQYGKRVHVLPIDDTIEGLTGDLFEVYLKPYFTDSYRPLRKGDIFNVRGGMRSVEFKVVETDPPDYCIVAPDTEIFIDGDPIRREDEERALDEIGYDDVGGVRKQMAQIRELVELPLRHPQLFKCIGVKTPKGILLYGPPGSGKTTIARAVANETGAFFLVINGPEIMSKMAGESEANLRNAFVEAEKNAPSIIFIDEVDSIAPNREKTNGEVERRIVSQLLTLMDGLKSRAHVVVMAATNRPNSIDPALRRFGRFDREIDIGVPDEVGRLEILRVHTKNMKLDEDVDLEMVAKDTHGHVGADLAALTTEAALQCIREKMDVIDMEDDTIDAEILNSMAVNNEHFKAALGTTNPSSLRETVVEVPNVSWDDIGGLETVKRELQETVQYPVEHPELFEKFGMSASKGVLFHGPPGCGKTLLAKAVANECQANFISVKGPELLTMWFGESEANVRELFDKARQSAPCILFFDELDSIAIKRGSSVGDAGGAADRVLNQLLTEMDGMNAKKTVFVIGATNRPDILDPALLRPGRLDQLIYIPLPDEESRHQIFRACLRKSPVSSKVNLRHLAKLTEGYSGADITEICQRACKYAIRGEIEKDIEREKKRMENPDIMEEDTEEEVAEIKVAHFEESMKFARRSVSDLDILKYHDFAQSLQQSRGFGSEFKFTNNNTTANAAKENPFENSVGVEDCDAELYD